Proteins from one Cicer arietinum cultivar CDC Frontier isolate Library 1 chromosome 3, Cicar.CDCFrontier_v2.0, whole genome shotgun sequence genomic window:
- the LOC101514331 gene encoding probable UDP-3-O-acylglucosamine N-acyltransferase 2, mitochondrial isoform X1: MTMVATGRKLLSFTSTPFLNLNPLPHFSLFSTSYSSFSEDGFVDFSDKFKKWENGGGTFHESACIDSTAFLDVGAIVHSESVVASNVRIASGTVVGPSVSIAHSTKIGYNVSLNNCSIGDSCVIHSGVCIGQDGFGFYVDGDGNMIKKPQKLNVIIGNNVEIGANTCIDRGSWRDTVIGDNSKIDNLVQIGHNVVIGKNCMLCGQVGIAGSATIGDYVTMGGRVAVRDHVSITSKVRLAALSCVTKNITEPGDYGGFPAVSIYKWRRQVASSFVVR; the protein is encoded by the exons ATGACTATGGTTGCAACTGGAAGGAAGTTACTTTCCTTTACTTCAACCCCTTTTCTCAATCTCAATCCTCTTCCtcatttctctcttttctctacTTCTTATTCTTCTTTTTCCG AGGATGGTTTTGTAGATTTCagtgataaatttaaaaagtggGAAAATGGGGGCGGCACTTTTCATGAATCGGCTTGCATTGATTCCACAGCGTTCCTAGATGTTGGTGCTATCGTTCATTCAGAATCTGTTGTTGCTTCCAATGTTCGTATTGCTTCTGGAACTGTTGTTGGTCCTTCTGTTTCTATTGCTCATTCAACCAAAATTGG GTATAACGTCTCACTTAATAATTGCAGTATAGGCGATTCATGTGTAATTCACAGTGGAGTCTGCATTGGTCAAGATG GGTTTGGATTTTATGTGGATGGTGATGGTAATATGATAAAAAAGCCTCAG AAGTTGAATGTAATAATAGGCAACAATGTGGAAATTGGTGCAAATACATGCATTGACAGGGGCAG CTGGAGAGATACCGTTATTGGGGACAACTCGAAGATAGATAATTTAGTTCAG ATTGGCCACAATGTAGTTATTGGGAAGAATTGTATGCTCTGTGGACAAGTTGGGATTGCAGGTTCAGCAAC CATAGGAGATTATGTGACTATGGGAGGAAGGGTAGCAGTGCGAGATCATGTATCAATTACATCAAAG GTTCGACTTGCCGCCTTAAGTTGTGTAACCAAGAACATCACGGAACCTGGGGACTACGGTGGCTTTCCGGCT GTTTCTATTTACAAATGGCGGAGACAAGTTGCAAGCAGTTTTGTTGTTAGATGA
- the LOC101514331 gene encoding probable UDP-3-O-acylglucosamine N-acyltransferase 2, mitochondrial isoform X2 has product MTMVATGRKLLSFTSTPFLNLNPLPHFSLFSTSYSSFSDFSDKFKKWENGGGTFHESACIDSTAFLDVGAIVHSESVVASNVRIASGTVVGPSVSIAHSTKIGYNVSLNNCSIGDSCVIHSGVCIGQDGFGFYVDGDGNMIKKPQKLNVIIGNNVEIGANTCIDRGSWRDTVIGDNSKIDNLVQIGHNVVIGKNCMLCGQVGIAGSATIGDYVTMGGRVAVRDHVSITSKVRLAALSCVTKNITEPGDYGGFPAVSIYKWRRQVASSFVVR; this is encoded by the exons ATGACTATGGTTGCAACTGGAAGGAAGTTACTTTCCTTTACTTCAACCCCTTTTCTCAATCTCAATCCTCTTCCtcatttctctcttttctctacTTCTTATTCTTCTTTTTCCG ATTTCagtgataaatttaaaaagtggGAAAATGGGGGCGGCACTTTTCATGAATCGGCTTGCATTGATTCCACAGCGTTCCTAGATGTTGGTGCTATCGTTCATTCAGAATCTGTTGTTGCTTCCAATGTTCGTATTGCTTCTGGAACTGTTGTTGGTCCTTCTGTTTCTATTGCTCATTCAACCAAAATTGG GTATAACGTCTCACTTAATAATTGCAGTATAGGCGATTCATGTGTAATTCACAGTGGAGTCTGCATTGGTCAAGATG GGTTTGGATTTTATGTGGATGGTGATGGTAATATGATAAAAAAGCCTCAG AAGTTGAATGTAATAATAGGCAACAATGTGGAAATTGGTGCAAATACATGCATTGACAGGGGCAG CTGGAGAGATACCGTTATTGGGGACAACTCGAAGATAGATAATTTAGTTCAG ATTGGCCACAATGTAGTTATTGGGAAGAATTGTATGCTCTGTGGACAAGTTGGGATTGCAGGTTCAGCAAC CATAGGAGATTATGTGACTATGGGAGGAAGGGTAGCAGTGCGAGATCATGTATCAATTACATCAAAG GTTCGACTTGCCGCCTTAAGTTGTGTAACCAAGAACATCACGGAACCTGGGGACTACGGTGGCTTTCCGGCT GTTTCTATTTACAAATGGCGGAGACAAGTTGCAAGCAGTTTTGTTGTTAGATGA